In Chryseobacterium turcicum, a single window of DNA contains:
- a CDS encoding AraC family transcriptional regulator has translation MQNANSKCNLIEQENGFLNDSIEKEAYIWYEENWLHDDHEHQHQRAQLTFVQEGYQYFHINDKIYLVPQNHVIWVPSSQKHKITSEAETVKLMVSLFKNVPKDDFYSTTHVFPVPSVLKEMILYATKWNKETEKNIEQEAFMNALLISLPNFCNENVALQIPLPSDKRLLEVCHFINLNFHQNESIEELAEIANLSTRSLQRIFKKETGISVKKYVQLIKILKSIELIDSHQFTLSEIAYQVGYKSLSAFTSSYQAIMNAKPRISKKISF, from the coding sequence ATGCAAAACGCCAATTCAAAATGCAATCTTATCGAACAGGAAAACGGCTTTCTCAATGATTCAATCGAGAAAGAAGCTTACATTTGGTATGAAGAAAACTGGCTGCATGACGACCATGAACATCAGCATCAGCGAGCCCAACTGACTTTTGTACAAGAAGGCTACCAATATTTTCATATTAATGATAAAATTTATCTCGTTCCTCAGAATCATGTCATCTGGGTTCCTTCATCTCAAAAACATAAAATAACTTCCGAGGCAGAAACTGTAAAATTGATGGTTAGTTTGTTTAAAAATGTTCCGAAAGATGATTTTTATAGTACTACCCATGTTTTTCCTGTGCCTTCGGTTTTGAAAGAAATGATTTTGTATGCCACAAAATGGAATAAAGAAACAGAAAAAAATATAGAGCAGGAAGCTTTTATGAATGCTTTACTAATCAGTCTTCCTAATTTTTGTAATGAAAACGTTGCATTGCAAATTCCATTACCTTCGGATAAAAGATTACTAGAAGTCTGTCATTTTATAAATCTGAATTTTCATCAAAATGAGAGCATTGAAGAACTTGCAGAAATAGCTAATCTATCTACGAGAAGTCTTCAGCGTATTTTTAAAAAGGAAACTGGGATAAGTGTAAAGAAATATGTACAACTGATAAAAATTCTTAAAAGCATAGAATTAATAGATTCACATCAGTTTACATTAAGTGAAATTGCTTATCAGGTAGGATATAAAAGTCTTTCAGCATTTACATCGTCTTACCAAGCGATTATGAATGCAAAGCCAAGAATTAGTAAGAAGATTAGTTTTTGA
- a CDS encoding histone H1 — MKELIEKINAEFEAFTTEANQQVEKGNKAAGTRARKSALELSKLFKDFRKVSVEESKK, encoded by the coding sequence ATGAAAGAACTTATCGAAAAAATCAACGCAGAATTTGAGGCGTTCACGACAGAAGCTAACCAACAAGTTGAAAAAGGAAACAAAGCAGCTGGAACTAGAGCTCGTAAATCAGCTCTTGAACTAAGCAAATTGTTTAAAGATTTCAGAAAAGTTTCTGTTGAAGAATCTAAAAAATAA
- a CDS encoding carboxypeptidase-like regulatory domain-containing protein, whose translation MKHISFLFLLFSAFLTAQKLQVVDAENGKPIANARIILINQLVYTNEDGFAPVNENSKDFEVSASGFKKVNVKNFSSIIKLQPAFKDIEEVKIINVDIKKIIEDLHKNYNKRYFDKPSLYDITFKSKGFNNNNLIFMVIAEAKLWSKSNSYNFRDGYKKNYDEILQIQLNNVKYKKDNLKGIFNVKTNEFEHASMGDYFFSFEIYRLLANMNTKNSKITGRLISEDNDTQVIYVKVQSERGIDVSGEITYNKIDKVITLYNLIYQQENFPIYKKTNKDGVEFDYQLGNASVLFDFYKKDGIYIPASKKVTGEKFFIIHDGKKDERSFSTEIVYNTFTKSNKKGLESKVDFNKSIWDNVPVKEDKEATILLSKEEQEFINQK comes from the coding sequence ATGAAACATATTTCCTTTTTATTCCTTTTATTTTCGGCATTTTTAACGGCACAAAAATTACAGGTTGTGGATGCTGAAAATGGAAAACCTATCGCTAATGCAAGAATTATTTTAATCAATCAATTAGTTTACACCAATGAAGATGGTTTTGCGCCTGTGAATGAAAATTCTAAAGATTTTGAAGTTTCTGCATCAGGTTTTAAAAAAGTAAATGTCAAAAACTTCAGTTCAATCATTAAATTGCAACCAGCTTTTAAAGATATTGAGGAAGTGAAAATCATTAATGTAGATATCAAAAAAATCATTGAAGATTTGCATAAAAACTACAACAAACGATATTTTGACAAACCATCACTTTATGATATCACTTTTAAATCTAAAGGCTTTAATAATAATAACCTGATTTTTATGGTGATTGCAGAAGCTAAATTGTGGAGTAAAAGCAATTCTTACAATTTTAGAGACGGATATAAAAAGAACTATGACGAAATATTACAGATACAGCTCAATAATGTAAAGTATAAAAAAGATAACTTGAAAGGTATTTTTAATGTAAAAACTAATGAGTTTGAACATGCAAGTATGGGTGATTATTTTTTTAGTTTTGAAATATATCGGTTGTTAGCTAATATGAACACTAAAAATTCAAAAATTACCGGTCGACTAATTTCAGAAGATAATGATACTCAAGTTATCTATGTAAAAGTGCAATCTGAAAGAGGAATAGACGTTTCTGGTGAAATTACTTATAATAAAATAGATAAAGTAATAACGCTATACAATTTAATTTATCAGCAAGAAAATTTCCCTATTTACAAAAAAACAAATAAAGACGGGGTCGAATTTGATTATCAGCTTGGAAATGCAAGTGTACTTTTTGACTTTTATAAAAAAGACGGCATCTACATCCCCGCCTCTAAAAAAGTTACAGGTGAAAAATTCTTTATAATTCATGATGGCAAAAAGGATGAGCGAAGTTTCAGTACCGAAATCGTCTACAATACTTTTACAAAATCAAATAAAAAAGGATTAGAATCAAAAGTAGACTTCAATAAAAGTATTTGGGATAATGTTCCGGTGAAAGAAGATAAAGAAGCGACTATTTTACTGTCTAAAGAAGAGCAGGAATTTATTAACCAGAAATAA
- a CDS encoding helix-turn-helix domain-containing protein: MHQISDELKKNGFSINLVSKIIERNNFSRKFNTLEYFAIYLVAEDLNITVENKPYHISGGNSVFIGPQKNVEFGNAMGKEIYAIVFSKEFFDKTSKDSIYLNSNIFFNSTSNIFVAPYFGNNEYNKIILIERLKRFSAIDEESIYFSAAHNAIESLILDAHLHIDHKNEPKEHLESVSLVNRFTVILQRDYKTEKKVIHYASELRVSSRKLTDMAEFVYGKSAKQMIIEKVTFECEKAIKFSSKTLSEIAFDLGFKDEGNFSNFVKKHSGKKPSDMREIASSI; this comes from the coding sequence ATGCATCAAATATCCGATGAATTAAAAAAAAATGGCTTCAGTATTAATCTTGTCTCTAAAATCATAGAGCGCAATAATTTCTCAAGAAAGTTTAATACATTAGAGTATTTTGCAATCTATTTGGTTGCTGAAGACCTCAATATTACCGTAGAAAATAAACCTTATCATATCTCCGGTGGAAATTCTGTATTCATTGGGCCTCAAAAAAACGTAGAATTTGGTAATGCAATGGGCAAAGAAATTTATGCCATTGTTTTTTCTAAAGAGTTTTTCGACAAAACATCTAAAGACAGCATCTACTTAAATTCTAATATTTTTTTCAACAGTACATCCAACATTTTTGTAGCACCCTATTTTGGTAATAATGAATACAACAAAATTATCTTAATAGAAAGACTAAAGAGATTTTCAGCTATTGACGAAGAAAGCATTTATTTTTCGGCTGCACATAATGCGATAGAAAGTTTAATTCTAGATGCTCATTTGCATATTGACCATAAAAATGAGCCAAAAGAACATTTGGAATCTGTAAGCTTAGTTAACCGTTTTACCGTTATTCTTCAACGAGATTACAAAACCGAAAAAAAAGTTATTCACTATGCGAGTGAACTTAGAGTGTCTAGTCGAAAATTAACCGACATGGCCGAGTTTGTTTATGGGAAATCTGCCAAACAAATGATTATCGAAAAAGTAACATTCGAATGTGAGAAAGCAATTAAATTTTCAAGTAAAACTTTATCTGAAATTGCATTTGATTTAGGCTTTAAAGATGAGGGTAATTTTAGTAATTTTGTCAAAAAACACAGCGGAAAAAAACCATCCGATATGAGAGAGATTGCTAGCTCAATATGA
- a CDS encoding Atu1372/SO_1960 family protein, producing the protein MKILNRFLAVFILTIISNTMIAQNNKAKVLVLIHSDNGGTYELAKQISKGIETNNNVQSIIKQVKSSNHPSLKDIPVASVEELSSYDGIAFGSPVYFGNISTGMSEFLSKTVDLWTNHALEGMPAAVFMSAGSGAGNELAVQAFWNSLSVHGMVLVSNGIRGIEKIDKNIPQGNTVLGVTSLALVKNVERPSSGEKEMAYEQGKNFAKVVFALKGTFNKNSEIKISQNKSIEKVLAEKNIILPNVPKPAGNYQPFVRSGNLVFINQVALKDGKILYPGKLGISVDENQVKEATKQTMLNVLAVLKDAVNGDLDKVKKVVQLTGIFNTKDDYTKHADLMNVASNLAVEVFGEKGKHARATFGVSSVPVNSSVEIQAIFEVE; encoded by the coding sequence ATGAAAATACTCAATAGGTTTTTAGCAGTCTTTATTTTAACAATAATTTCAAACACGATGATAGCTCAGAATAATAAAGCAAAAGTGTTGGTACTGATTCATTCTGACAATGGAGGAACGTATGAATTAGCAAAACAAATCTCAAAAGGAATTGAAACTAATAATAACGTTCAGTCTATTATAAAACAGGTGAAATCCTCAAATCATCCGAGTTTAAAAGATATTCCGGTCGCTTCTGTGGAAGAATTAAGTTCTTATGACGGAATTGCTTTTGGCTCGCCGGTTTATTTTGGGAATATCAGTACAGGAATGAGTGAATTTCTTTCTAAAACAGTTGATTTATGGACGAATCACGCTTTAGAAGGAATGCCTGCTGCCGTTTTTATGTCTGCTGGAAGTGGAGCTGGAAACGAATTGGCAGTTCAGGCATTTTGGAATAGCCTTTCAGTCCATGGGATGGTTTTGGTATCCAACGGAATTCGAGGGATTGAAAAAATTGATAAAAATATTCCTCAGGGAAATACGGTTTTGGGAGTAACGAGTCTTGCTTTGGTAAAAAATGTAGAAAGACCAAGTTCTGGTGAAAAGGAAATGGCTTACGAACAAGGAAAGAATTTTGCAAAAGTTGTGTTTGCTTTAAAAGGAACTTTTAACAAAAATTCTGAAATTAAAATTTCGCAAAATAAAAGTATAGAAAAGGTTTTGGCTGAGAAAAATATTATTCTTCCTAATGTTCCGAAACCGGCAGGAAATTATCAACCTTTTGTAAGGTCTGGAAACTTAGTTTTCATTAATCAGGTTGCTTTGAAAGATGGAAAAATTTTATATCCGGGCAAATTAGGAATTTCGGTTGATGAAAATCAAGTAAAAGAAGCTACAAAACAAACAATGCTAAATGTCTTGGCGGTATTGAAAGATGCGGTGAATGGAGATTTAGATAAAGTAAAAAAAGTAGTTCAGCTTACCGGAATTTTCAACACAAAAGATGATTATACCAAACATGCAGATTTAATGAATGTTGCTTCAAATCTTGCAGTGGAAGTTTTTGGTGAAAAAGGAAAGCATGCAAGAGCTACATTTGGAGTTTCTTCTGTTCCTGTAAATTCTTCTGTAGAAATTCAGGCTATTTTTGAAGTAGAATAA